CCAAAAAAATTTGTGACAGCGGGGTGGTTGCTCCTATTTTTCCTTGTTTTACCGGCACATGCAGAATCCGTATCACTGAATGATCTGATAGCAAAACTACAGGAGAGTTATGAAAGGGCAGAGAGTATCGAGGCAAGGTTCATTCAGAAAGCAACCATTAAATCTATCAACAAGACTGAAACGGAAGAAGGAACAGTATATTTAAAAAAACCGAAAAGAATGCGCTGGGTTTACACTAAGCCAGACTTAAAAGAACTGGTAATAAATCCCCAAATAGCATGGTTCTATATTCCAGAGGACAATCTTGTTTATATCCAGGACGCCAAAAAAATTTTCAATTCAAAGCTGACAATAAGATTCCTTTCCGGCATAGGAAAACTCAAGGACGACTTTCAAATCAACTTTTCCCAACCCACCGCAACTGATGAAGAAGGAAATTATCTTCTTGACTTAATACCCAGAGGTTTTGAGGCCGGTATTGAAAAGATACTGCTTGTCGTAAACAAAAACAATTTTCATATAATGGAGTTTTCTCTTACAGACATTTATGGGAATGTTACGCAAATCATATTCAAGAACATGAACACAAACACTAAGCTCCTGGATACTCTCTTTATATTCACGCCGCCGCCGGGAGTTGAAATCTATGACATGCGGAATGAATAAGCATTCAGTTGTCAGCAGTCAGCAAAAGATCAGATTGGACACCCCTCGAAACTGATGCTGGATGCTTGAAAACTGAACTCTTGCTCTTTGTTCTGCTGATGGCTGTTTGCTGATAGCTGGCTGCTTATAAGTATGGATCATCTCCAAAAGAGTTGGTAGGATCATAAGGATTCAAGGGGTCAAGGGTTCGAGTGAAATGCTTAAGAATTATAAAGAGTTAAAAGTTTGGCAAAGGTCATATCATCTATGTTTAGAAATTTACAAAGCACTCGACCCCTTGAATCCTTGAATCCTCGAACCCTTTGCATCAACTAATCGGGAGATGAACCATAAGTATACAGCCTGTCCATGTTATCCTATCGGGGTAGAATTTATTGTCTAAACCAAACTTATCCAGCAAGTCAAGGACATCAATCGCAATCGATTCCAATGACATCCTTGCCTTGTCGGGATACAAACACGGTCTGCCAAATCTGACCTGACATTCATCACAGAGATAACAACTTCCCCCAATCATCCCCCAGACATCTTTTATCCCTTTATCCCTTAAAAAGTCCTCCAGTTGAAGGATCTTACGGTGAAAGTCCACTTTAGCTTTTTCCGCACCTTCACGATCTTTATTTACATTCAGAAGCTTAGAATACTGGAGCAATATGCCATGCGTATATTTTTTCAGTCGCTCTTTATGCTCTTTCAATGAACCGACAAACGGCGGACACATATAATGTTTGCCGAAGTTTTCGCACTTATCTTCAGAACAAAGCTCTCGTATCCTCTGTTCCGGAATGAGGATATCCGGGTTGAATTCCAAACAGGTCCCGAGTTCCAGTTGTTCTGCAAATTTCACTATGCTTTTCAAAAGTGAACTGTCTTCCCTGTTTTTCATAAAGTGTCACTTCTTACTGTCTGAACTCTCATAAGATCATCTTACATTTTCTCCACAATATGCCTGATTTTTTTACTTTCCACCAGTTCCAAGAAATGTTCGCCCAGCGGGGCAGAAAGATCAACTACACGCCACCAGTTCTTTATTCTGGTTTCCGGATCGTCGACAAATATTTCAAAGTCATCACGGTCGGGTATTTTCCCCCCCGGTAATTTCCCGACGAAACCCTCGGAGGGATAAACCATCACAACATTTTCCAGCATGCTCTCCGATGGCCTGCGATATTTCAGCTTTTTGTCAAGCCATCCGGGTATGATACGTTCCTGATGATGAAAAAAAAGCGTAATGTCCTCTTCTTTCGCCGCATACTTCTGGTTAAGATGATAATCGACCAACCCCCCATCCCGGTAAACACCGGTCGGTGCACCGTAAATATTTTTAATCCCGGCCATCACCATGGGAATAGCCCCCGATGCGAGAACGACATACTTGAAATTAGCCTCATTGAGTAAAATGGCCTGTCCCTCAAAGTGATCCTGGAGACAAAAATGTGGGGGTCGCGGACCGTTATAAAAGATCACTCGCTGGACAAGACCGCGCAACCAGGAACGATTCATGGCATTGAGCAAAAAAGCAGCTCCAAAACCTGCTCTTTGCAGCCATCCTTCGCAGGCAAAGAGGTACTTAGCTCGTGCCGTCGCAATCGCCAGACGATATCTTTTATCGGCCAGTGCAAACGGGATTGCATCGTCTTCAAGATACGTATTTACAACATTGCGTATCGTCTTTTGAATAGTTACCGGGGTATCTGTCCTGTCATATTTAATGGAAATGTATGCATCGATGAGTCTGCGGTAACTTTCAACAGGTTCCGGTTGCACCCAGGCGGAAAAACGCCATGCACCAGCAGACGAACCGGCCAAAAGCACCGGCTTCAATCCCCCGAGCACCTCATTTTCCAGAAGGGCTAAGTCAAAACCGCTGACAACAAGCCACCTCGGACCTACGGCAGGTCCAACACAGGTGGTAACATGGCTAAAATCAAAACCGCCATCCTTAATTATCTGATACGCAGATTTTCCTGCTTTGATATAAATAGCATTCATAATAGTTCAAAAGTTTCTGGAAGGTAGCAAAAAAAAGGTATATTATCAAGAAATAAGAAACCATTGAATCGTCTTGACATAATCCCTCACCTTCGGTACATTGAATCTCCCCGCAACAAATTGCGGGGAACGAAGTAATTCGAAGAATAATCTCCGACTGTTAAGGAAAATGTTTATTTTTTATTCGCTCGCTAACCCGGCCGCAAGCAGCGGGGAATGCGCTCGCTGTCCAGTTCAACCTCCTAATCTCACTTGAAGAAAGGAAGGTCTATGAGCGTCAAGGAAAAGATTACCGAAATAGCAAGAAATGCCAGACGTGCCGGTAATACACTGGCCAACATGTCATCCGATGTGAAAAACAGAGCACTTTTACAAATGGCGGAAGAACTTGTCAGGCAGACCGATTATCTCGTTTCCGAAAATGCAAAGGATCTTGACTATGCTAATAAAAAGGGTCTTTCAGCAGCAATGATAGACAGGCTCACCCTTAACGAAATGACGATAAAGGGGATTGCAGATGGTCTTATGGAAGTTGCGGCTCTGCCTGATCCCGTGGGAAAAATAACTTCGATGTGGCGCAGGCCCAATAATTTACTCGTGGGAAAGAAGAGAATTCCCCTTGGCGTTATAGGGATTATCTATGAATCTCGCCCGAACATTACAGCGGACGCTGCCGCGCTGTGCCTCAAGTCGGGAAACGCCGTCATCCTGAGAGGGGGCTCCGAAGCGATAAATTCCAATGTCGCCATTACCGGATTACTGCAGAAGGTCTTGCGCAACGTCGGAATTCCGGAGGCAGCCATACAGGTCATATCGATTACCGACAGGGAGGCGGTAAATGTAATGCTCCAACTTGAGGAATATATAGATCTCATTATACCGAGAGGCGGGGAAGAGCTGATCAGGGCCGTCGTGGATCAATCAAAAATACCGGTCATTAAGCATTACAAAGGCGTCTGCCACATTTTTGTTGACGCCAGTGCGGATTTCGATATGGCCGAAAAGATATGCATGAACGCCAAGACCCAGAGACCCGGCGTCTGCAATGCCATGGAGACCCTTCTTATCCACAAGGATATCGCGGAGACTTTCCTGCCGGGGATGGCGGAAAAATTCCGTGAGGCGGGAGTCGTCCTGAGGGGCTGCGATAAGACCAGGTCAATTCTGCCTGACATTGAAAAGGCTTCCGAGGATGACTGGTATGAGGAATATTTAGACCTTATTCTGGCGGTACGTGTTGTTGAAGACATTGATGAAGCAACAGCACATATAGAAAAATACGGCTCTCTCCACACCGAATCAATCATAACCGGAGACTACAATAATTCTCAGCGCTTTTTGAACGAGGTCAATTCCTCGACCGTTCTGGTCAATGCCTCTACAAGATTCAGCGACGGTTTCGAACTCGGTCTCGGGGCAGAAATAGGAATAAGCACGACAAAGCTTCACGCCTTCGGACCGATGGGTCTTGAAGAGCTGACAACAACCAAGTTTATCATCTATGGTGACGGACAGGTAAGGACATGAAGTGGGGATTACTGGGAGGAACGTTCGATCCGATTCATCTCGGCCACCTGAGATGTGCCGAGGAGATCCTCGAAATCTTCGAGCTTGAGAAGATAATATTTATCCCGGCCTCCAAACCACCCCTTAAAACACGCAGCAATATCGCCCCCTTTCATCACCGCATGGAGATGATCAGGCTGGCTACCTCTGAAAACCGATCATTTTCAGTCTCCGACATAGAAGACAGGAAAAAAGGCACCTCTTATTCTATCGAGACGGTAAAATACTTTCTTGAAGAACACGGCAAAGATCTGACACTCTTTTTCATCCTGGGGCAGGACGCCTTTCAGGGTATAAAGCTTTGGAAAGACTGGGAAGAGTTATTGCTGTTGTGTAATTTTATAGTCATGACAAGACCGGGCTACACGATCAAAAGGCTCGAAGGGCTTTTCCCTCACGATTTTGCTTCTCGATTTAAATACAACAAGGTCACAGATGGATTCGAAGGTCCCACTGGTTCTTCTATCTTTTTCAGAGAGGTCTCCTTCCTGGATATATCATCCACTGACATAAGAAACAGGATTACAAAGGGAACGTCGATACGGTATATTGTACCGGAGCCGGCATGTGGCTACATTTCAGACCATTCACTTTACAGGGGGCCATAATGACTGGACTTTTTATCAGGTGGTTGATTTTGACGGCAGCAATAATCTTCGCTTCCTATATTATGGATGGAATTCATGTGAGCGACTTCCTTTCCGCTTTCTTCGCGGCAGCCATACTGGGTATACTGAATGCTTTTTTCCGTCCGATACTTATTATTCTCACGCTTCCCATCAATATATTAAGCCTCGGCCTTTTCACATTCGTGATAAATGCACTCCTTCTGAAAATGGCCTCCGGTGTGATCTCCGGCTTTGATGTTCACGGATTCTGGTCGGCAGTATTTGGTTCTCTCATAATAAGTCTGGTAAGCTGGCTTCTCAGTTCATTCATCAATGAGCAGGGTCGTGTGGAATACATCGACTTGAAGAAAAGAGATGAAGACAGGTGGGAGCTATGAATCTTACCCCGGCCATGAAACAGTATGTGGAAATCAAGGAAAAACATAATGATTGTATCCTCTTTTTCAGGATGGGTGACTTTTATGAAATGTTTTTTGATGATGCCGTTACCGCTTCCAGAGTCCTGGAGATTACCCTGACTTCGAGAAACAAGGGGAAGAAGGACAGTATCCCCCTGTGCGGTATTCCCTATCATGCGGCCTCATCTTACATATCAAAGCTTATTGAAAAGGGATTTAAAGTAGCAATCTGTGAACAGGTTGAAGACCCTAAAAAAGCAAAAGGAATAGTCAAAAGAGAGGTGGTACGCGTAGTAACGCCTGGTCTGGTCGTTGATCCTGAAAACCTCCAGGCCAAGGAAAATAATTTCCTGGCCGGGTTTTCAATAAGAGACGGCACCCTTGGACTCGCCTTTATTGATATATCTACCGGCGAGTTCCGTGTCACTGAATCAAGTGACAGGGAGTTCTTTCTGAACGAGATCGCCGGCCTGGATTTCAGGGAGATCGTTGCGGAAGAGAATTTAAAAGGAAGCAGTCTTCTCAAGGCATTTTCGGGGTCCGTGGTAAATTATCTTCCTTCCGATTATTTTGTTTATGATGCGGCAGTTGCCGTTCTCAGAGAATATTTTCCTGAGGATGTTCTATCTGAAATTGATGTCGAAGCACATCCGACAATGGCAGAAGCGGCCGGTGCAGTTCTTCGATATGTAACGGAAACACAAAGAGACCGCCTCGTCCATATTAATGACATTACGTGGTATGACACGGCCAGCTACCTGGTGCTGGATGATATTGTTAGAAAAAACCTGGAACTGTTCACCACAATTTCCGATAACAGAAAAACTGGCTCCCTCTTCAATGTCCTTGATGAGACGGTTACCGCTATGGGCGGCAGGAGGCTACGCTGGTGGTTCAGCTATCCACTCGTTGATCCGGAGAAAATTAAAGAAAGGCTGGTTGCTGTATCTGAGATAAAGGACCGTCACCTGTTGCGGGACGATCTGCGGAAAGCTTTTTCAGATGTTTACGATCTGGAGAGGCTGGGAAGCAGGATATCGATGAAGGTTGCCAATGGCCGGGATCTGGTTGCGCTTATGACCTCCCTTAAGGCACTGCCCGGTATCAGAAAATTAATTTCTGATGCGGATTCTCCTCTGGTCTCTTCGATTTGCGAGGGTCTTGATGAGATGCAAGACATCGCTTCCCTGATAGAAAACTCGATCGTTTCTGCTCCCCCTCCCGCCATTCGTGATGGCGGCATCATAAAAGAGGGTTACGACAGTGAACTGGATGAGCTGATTTCGCTTACGAGGGACGGAAAAAGATGGATAGCCGCCCTTGAGGAAAAGGAGCGTAAACGTACGGGGATCAATTCTCTCAAGGTGGGGTACAATAGTGTATTTGGGTATTATATAGAGGTGACAAAGACCAAGACCAGTCTCGTTCCCGATGATTACATCAGAAAACAGACGCTGGTGAAT
This sequence is a window from Syntrophales bacterium. Protein-coding genes within it:
- the lolA gene encoding outer membrane lipoprotein chaperone LolA; translated protein: MIFPKKFVTAGWLLLFFLVLPAHAESVSLNDLIAKLQESYERAESIEARFIQKATIKSINKTETEEGTVYLKKPKRMRWVYTKPDLKELVINPQIAWFYIPEDNLVYIQDAKKIFNSKLTIRFLSGIGKLKDDFQINFSQPTATDEEGNYLLDLIPRGFEAGIEKILLVVNKNNFHIMEFSLTDIYGNVTQIIFKNMNTNTKLLDTLFIFTPPPGVEIYDMRNE
- a CDS encoding DUF2284 domain-containing protein, whose translation is MKNREDSSLLKSIVKFAEQLELGTCLEFNPDILIPEQRIRELCSEDKCENFGKHYMCPPFVGSLKEHKERLKKYTHGILLQYSKLLNVNKDREGAEKAKVDFHRKILQLEDFLRDKGIKDVWGMIGGSCYLCDECQVRFGRPCLYPDKARMSLESIAIDVLDLLDKFGLDNKFYPDRITWTGCILMVHLPIS
- a CDS encoding glutamate-5-semialdehyde dehydrogenase, producing MSVKEKITEIARNARRAGNTLANMSSDVKNRALLQMAEELVRQTDYLVSENAKDLDYANKKGLSAAMIDRLTLNEMTIKGIADGLMEVAALPDPVGKITSMWRRPNNLLVGKKRIPLGVIGIIYESRPNITADAAALCLKSGNAVILRGGSEAINSNVAITGLLQKVLRNVGIPEAAIQVISITDREAVNVMLQLEEYIDLIIPRGGEELIRAVVDQSKIPVIKHYKGVCHIFVDASADFDMAEKICMNAKTQRPGVCNAMETLLIHKDIAETFLPGMAEKFREAGVVLRGCDKTRSILPDIEKASEDDWYEEYLDLILAVRVVEDIDEATAHIEKYGSLHTESIITGDYNNSQRFLNEVNSSTVLVNASTRFSDGFELGLGAEIGISTTKLHAFGPMGLEELTTTKFIIYGDGQVRT
- the nadD gene encoding nicotinate-nucleotide adenylyltransferase — protein: MKWGLLGGTFDPIHLGHLRCAEEILEIFELEKIIFIPASKPPLKTRSNIAPFHHRMEMIRLATSENRSFSVSDIEDRKKGTSYSIETVKYFLEEHGKDLTLFFILGQDAFQGIKLWKDWEELLLLCNFIVMTRPGYTIKRLEGLFPHDFASRFKYNKVTDGFEGPTGSSIFFREVSFLDISSTDIRNRITKGTSIRYIVPEPACGYISDHSLYRGP
- a CDS encoding phage holin family protein, which codes for MTGLFIRWLILTAAIIFASYIMDGIHVSDFLSAFFAAAILGILNAFFRPILIILTLPINILSLGLFTFVINALLLKMASGVISGFDVHGFWSAVFGSLIISLVSWLLSSFINEQGRVEYIDLKKRDEDRWEL
- the mutS gene encoding DNA mismatch repair protein MutS; its protein translation is MNLTPAMKQYVEIKEKHNDCILFFRMGDFYEMFFDDAVTASRVLEITLTSRNKGKKDSIPLCGIPYHAASSYISKLIEKGFKVAICEQVEDPKKAKGIVKREVVRVVTPGLVVDPENLQAKENNFLAGFSIRDGTLGLAFIDISTGEFRVTESSDREFFLNEIAGLDFREIVAEENLKGSSLLKAFSGSVVNYLPSDYFVYDAAVAVLREYFPEDVLSEIDVEAHPTMAEAAGAVLRYVTETQRDRLVHINDITWYDTASYLVLDDIVRKNLELFTTISDNRKTGSLFNVLDETVTAMGGRRLRWWFSYPLVDPEKIKERLVAVSEIKDRHLLRDDLRKAFSDVYDLERLGSRISMKVANGRDLVALMTSLKALPGIRKLISDADSPLVSSICEGLDEMQDIASLIENSIVSAPPPAIRDGGIIKEGYDSELDELISLTRDGKRWIAALEEKERKRTGINSLKVGYNSVFGYYIEVTKTKTSLVPDDYIRKQTLVNAERYINQELKGYEYTVLNAEDKKKEREYDLFVKIRDQAAQEIKRIQKTASLLADLDAIVSLAEVAEKYNYCCPRVDDEDAIEIHDGRHPVVERMIVSEGFVPNDTCLDCDKNRFLIITGPNMAGKSTYIRQVALITLMAQMGSFVPASEARIGVVDRIFTRVGATDSLARGQSTFMVEMNEVAHILKNATKKSLILLDEVGRGTSTFDGLSIAWAVAEHIHDSDHIGARTLFATHYHQLTDIALTGEGVKNFHVAVKEWGERIIFLRKIVAGGTSRSYGIQVARLAGVPEEVILRAREVLENLEKGELDEVGMPKIAPGKDKEKKGQLSLFMDDEDHVLNELKGLDIVNMTPMEALHMINEWQTKMKGNK